The window ATGCTGCGCAACGTATTTTCCCATGCCATCATTAATATGTCGTCCGGCTAACATAATTTTCGAACGATATCCACAGTCCTCTGCTTTAAATGTTAAATAATATGGGTCGATACCAATACAATGCCCACCTACAAGCCCCGGCGTGAAATTTAGAAAGTTCCACTTTGTTCCTGCCGCTTTAAGAACAGCTTTCGTATCAATTTTCATATGATTAAAAAGCATGGAGAGTTCGTTCATAAATGCGATATTAATATCCCGCTGTGCATTCTCAATTACTTTTGCAGCCTCTGCCACTTTAATACATTCAGCCCTATATACCCCAGCTTCAATAATCAGTTCGTATATTTGCGCAACAAATTGCAATGTCTCCTCGTCATTACCTGATACGACTTTCACAATATTCTCGAGTCGATGAACCTTGTCTCCCGGATTAATACGTTCAGGTGAATAGCCAACTTTAAAATCGACACCGTATGTTAAGCCTGACTCCTCTTCCAATACTGGAATACAAATGTCTTCAGTGACACCTGGATAGACCGTCGACTCATAGACAATGACTGCTCCCGGTGTCAATTTTCTGCCCACAATGCGACTAGCATGTTGAACAAATTTTAAGTCTGGTACATTTCCACATTGAATCGGCGTCGGTACTGCAATGATAAAAAACTTGATATCTGTCAACTGTTGTTCATTTGCCGTGAATTCTATTGTGCAATCCCGAATGATGGCATCCCCGATATCCCCGGTCATATCCACACCTTCTTGATACCGGTCGATTTTGTTCTGGTCAACATCAAATCCGACAACTTTCACTTTCTTTGCAAAAGCAATAGCCACGGGTAATCCTACATATCCAAGTCCAATAACAGCAATTTTTTGTTGATGCTCAACGATGTCTTCATATAATTTGTCTATCATTCTACCCATCCCCACTATCTAGTTGGTCTCTAACTCCATCAATTCAGACATCTTCAAAAATGAATAGCCTTCTCTTTTTAACCCTTCAATCAATAGCGGCAAAGCCTCAATCGTATGTGTTTCATCAAGGATATGAAGGACAATAACACTTCCAGGTTTCTTTCGGCTCATAACCCTCTGTACAATATCTTCTGCCTGATTGCTGACATTCCAATCGAAAGAAGTAAGATCGTACAGTCCAACCGCTGGATAACCGACAGCCGCAACAATTTTTGCGGTTTCCTCATCAATTGCACCCGTTGCCGGTCTAAATAACAGCGTGGGTTGCTGCTGTATCGCTTCCGTCAAAACCTCGTGGCTTTTCACTAAATCTTCCTGCATTTCTTGCGGTGTCATCGTCATGACGACTTGATGGCTATAGGAATGACTCGCAACTTCATGACCTTCCTCAAAAATAGCCCGCGCTAGGTTCGGATTTTTTTCCACGCCTTTCCCAATTAAAAAGAACGTCGACTTCACCTCATATTCCGCCAAAATAGCCAAAATTTCTGTAACGGTTTTATCACTGGCCCAGTCGTCAAATGTTAATGCAATCACTTTTTCATCTGTGGTTGCTTTGTGGAAAAGATTTGGCACTTTTTGATGATAATTCATGTCGATCTTAATAGCGTCAAACCCAGCTATTTCATTTAACGGCTTTCTTTCACTGCCATTTGCTATCAATTCATGAAGAGGTACAAATGTGTAGTTAATTTCCTCTGCAGCCTTTGAAATGTATTCAATAGATGCAACCACTTCAGGATTAATATCTGTATTTAATGAAATGATCGCCCCCCGTGTGATATATCTTTTTACATAGTCCCCAATACTTTTCGCATCCTTCATATCTCGATCTTTAGGATTGATGCTGTAATGAATGACCGCATCCATACCTAGTTGTGCAGCAATTAAACGGATATCGTTTGTATAGTCACCTGATTTCGTTCGCAAATAACGAGGCGACACACCTGTCTCTCTTTCTATCACTTCGTTGCTTAACTGGATTTCTTTGTAAACCTGTTCGTAACTCATATCACTTAAGTCCAGTTGATTCAACGTATTACTTTCAATTTCATGACCTCTCGCTAAAATCATTTTTGCAATCTTTGGTTCTTCCGCCACGCGTATTCCCGGGAGGAAAAAGGTTGCCTTTATTTCATGGTGCCTATCAAGTGCGTCCAATAATTCGCTGATTGTTTCCATATCCCCCATGCCATTGAAGGTCAGAGCCAACTCCTTTCTTGTTGTGTAAACGTATGAAAATACATCGCGCATCTTACCTGTGTACCGAGCAACATCCTCAAAAGATTGAACTGATTCATACTTACCTTCGCCATATTCCTTTTGACTCGCAAATCTCCCACACCCTGAAATTGTGGCAAGCCCAATAATCAAAATCAGGCATTTGTAAAGCTTCCCTCTTGTAATGCCCATTCCCCTCACCTGCACTTTCCTTTTCCGGAGTATGAAAAGCGTGAGACTCTCATACAAATGAACGTAGCCTAGGCACAGTTTCATATCGGAATTTTATACTTTCTATCCTTTTAAACCTAATTACTTGTGTTGTTTAACAAAACATTTTAATTAAAAAAATGGCGCATTATGGCTGAATTAAAGGGATTTTTTATTTTGGCTCCCACAAATACTACAGCATACATTTCCTTTCCAATATTTTTGTTTCGCTACACAACACATATTAGCCCCCCTTGTTCTTTCTGTCAACACAATTATTTCTCTTATCTGATTCCGATTGTTTTATGGGACGTATATCAGGTTCTTTTGTAAGTCAGAATAGTGCACAAAGCTTCTCTATTCGCCAAGATTTCTTCATTCTTTCAGCGATTCTCTATTATTTGTTACATTTATGGGCTATTATAAAGACAAGTGATTTACTAGGAAAGAAGAGACACCCTTTTTTCGGCAGCGCGGACATTACTTCAGTCCTACTATGTTTTAAGAGGTTTTTCATATAACTCATAAGAGCAATTGCGCAATCGTCTAGTATAATGAAAGTAAGTCTAAGCTCGCTGCAATTTACGGCAATAAAGAGGGATGTAGTTTAAACCCTTCTCGCTATGTGGCCCACTTCCTATAAGTAAGCGCTGGAGTCTAGTTAAGAACTATCCCCTTTCACAGGTTTTTACAATAAGAGATTTTATATTTTGCTTAAACTAAACAAAAAGCACAAAGTTCATAGACTGGGATGTGAAAATAAATGAATGCCTTTGGAATCCAGATTCGCAAATTACGTGAACAAAAAAAAATGACATTACGCTATTTAGCTGAACGCTCAAACTTAAGTTATTCTTTTATCGCATCGCTGGAAAAGGGCAGGTACAACCCATCAAGAGAGTCCGTCTATTCCCTCGCAACCCCTTTGGAGGCGGATGTAAATGAACTTTTAATACTTGCTGGATTTCTTCCAGAACAAACTGAAGCCATAAAAAAACATTATTCAACAAGCGCTAATAAGAGTGAGGAACCATTTGAGTTGGAAACTATCTTAAAAATGCACGTTACCTTTCAAGGTAATAAACTTCACGAGTCTGATAAAGTCGCGCTCACTGCTTTCCTAAAAACAATATTAGGCTTAAAAGAACGAAGCTAAGATTTCCCTTTCAACTTCTCAACTAATTTAGCTACTTTCTATTTTAGTCCGTAAAGAGTCGCAATCATTTATCTGAATACTAACATTCCTCAATAGTCAGGCTAACCGCATTCCTATATGATATAGGCAGATGCGGTTTTATTATTTTAAAGGAGACAAGTGGAATTCCCTTTCTATTTTTACAATCAATTTCCTGTAATTGTACTAATTGGCTCACAAAAA of the Sporosarcina sp. FSL K6-1508 genome contains:
- a CDS encoding polysaccharide deacetylase family protein, whose protein sequence is MGITRGKLYKCLILIIGLATISGCGRFASQKEYGEGKYESVQSFEDVARYTGKMRDVFSYVYTTRKELALTFNGMGDMETISELLDALDRHHEIKATFFLPGIRVAEEPKIAKMILARGHEIESNTLNQLDLSDMSYEQVYKEIQLSNEVIERETGVSPRYLRTKSGDYTNDIRLIAAQLGMDAVIHYSINPKDRDMKDAKSIGDYVKRYITRGAIISLNTDINPEVVASIEYISKAAEEINYTFVPLHELIANGSERKPLNEIAGFDAIKIDMNYHQKVPNLFHKATTDEKVIALTFDDWASDKTVTEILAILAEYEVKSTFFLIGKGVEKNPNLARAIFEEGHEVASHSYSHQVVMTMTPQEMQEDLVKSHEVLTEAIQQQPTLLFRPATGAIDEETAKIVAAVGYPAVGLYDLTSFDWNVSNQAEDIVQRVMSRKKPGSVIVLHILDETHTIEALPLLIEGLKREGYSFLKMSELMELETN
- a CDS encoding helix-turn-helix domain-containing protein: MNAFGIQIRKLREQKKMTLRYLAERSNLSYSFIASLEKGRYNPSRESVYSLATPLEADVNELLILAGFLPEQTEAIKKHYSTSANKSEEPFELETILKMHVTFQGNKLHESDKVALTAFLKTILGLKERS
- a CDS encoding nucleotide sugar dehydrogenase → MIDKLYEDIVEHQQKIAVIGLGYVGLPVAIAFAKKVKVVGFDVDQNKIDRYQEGVDMTGDIGDAIIRDCTIEFTANEQQLTDIKFFIIAVPTPIQCGNVPDLKFVQHASRIVGRKLTPGAVIVYESTVYPGVTEDICIPVLEEESGLTYGVDFKVGYSPERINPGDKVHRLENIVKVVSGNDEETLQFVAQIYELIIEAGVYRAECIKVAEAAKVIENAQRDINIAFMNELSMLFNHMKIDTKAVLKAAGTKWNFLNFTPGLVGGHCIGIDPYYLTFKAEDCGYRSKIMLAGRHINDGMGKYVAQHIIKSLVQQSHELKNARIGILGLAFKEDCPDFRNTKVIDIIQELKEYGITLIIVDPLVDVAQVYKEHGIELSPLSALNNMNAIAVAVPHKQFVEMDVTDFANMYCSNEKKVLFDIKGIYERREFEERDFYYWSL